The Acidimicrobiia bacterium genome window below encodes:
- a CDS encoding DUF4173 domain-containing protein, with product MDTKPPPTPRQVAPRPTLPVVSLAWAVLIGFLVQALAFRHAPGFGAAISGLALTLGIRFGPSERSPNRWLIYAAAMFFGALAIRASEVLIALNAMAGLAAVIMATYSTKRPVREWTVSQTILAVLVPPVAAVAYGPTTTFRSLPSHRQSSLGPVLIGLLIGVPILLVFGTLFASADAVFSDLVDRLVALDVIRSVTGHIFWSVALGSLLVGMWMFSSQIKESALGFRAEPAGRSVETTTVLVLLNALFAVFVVIQIGYLFGGVDSNPVTLSEHARQGFFELVAVASLVLGIVLVASWTGHTATHRSAVVNWLSQSLIALTGLVLVSAVRRMLAYWEAFGLTELRLYTTVFMLWIAIALVAMAFSIIRSDTRPFVRVVLCAATVLLLGLTVANPDAIIARTNLGRQAIIQTDVSYLGGLSVDRVPVVAEYVRNHPVECDSPLLTDLRHDLKALDEDESIFSSSWSARQAAATSATLGDCD from the coding sequence ATGGACACCAAACCACCGCCGACCCCCAGACAGGTGGCTCCCCGTCCGACCCTTCCCGTGGTCTCTCTCGCATGGGCCGTTCTCATCGGCTTTCTTGTCCAGGCACTGGCGTTCCGCCACGCTCCCGGATTCGGGGCGGCGATCTCGGGGTTGGCGCTCACACTCGGAATCCGATTCGGGCCATCGGAGCGCTCGCCGAACCGATGGTTGATTTACGCAGCGGCCATGTTTTTCGGTGCCCTGGCGATCAGAGCATCCGAAGTCCTTATCGCTCTGAACGCCATGGCCGGGTTGGCCGCGGTGATCATGGCCACCTACTCGACCAAGCGACCGGTTCGAGAGTGGACGGTCAGCCAGACCATCCTGGCGGTCCTCGTTCCCCCCGTGGCAGCCGTCGCTTACGGACCGACTACGACCTTTCGCTCCCTCCCGAGCCATCGCCAAAGCAGCCTGGGGCCGGTTCTCATCGGACTGCTTATCGGCGTCCCGATCCTGCTTGTGTTCGGGACACTTTTCGCATCCGCCGACGCCGTGTTCTCAGACCTGGTCGACCGGCTCGTAGCCCTCGATGTGATCCGCTCGGTTACCGGCCACATCTTCTGGTCGGTCGCCCTCGGTTCGCTCCTCGTCGGGATGTGGATGTTCTCCAGTCAGATCAAGGAATCGGCCCTCGGGTTTCGCGCCGAACCGGCCGGTCGCAGCGTCGAGACAACCACCGTGTTGGTGCTGTTGAATGCACTGTTCGCCGTCTTTGTGGTAATCCAGATCGGTTACTTGTTCGGTGGAGTCGACAGCAACCCGGTCACCCTCTCGGAGCACGCCCGGCAGGGCTTCTTCGAGTTGGTGGCGGTCGCATCGCTGGTATTGGGAATCGTCCTGGTGGCCTCCTGGACGGGGCACACCGCCACTCACCGGTCGGCAGTCGTCAACTGGCTCAGCCAAAGCCTGATCGCACTGACTGGTCTGGTGCTGGTCTCGGCTGTCCGCAGAATGTTGGCCTATTGGGAAGCATTCGGCCTGACCGAACTCCGGCTCTACACCACCGTATTCATGCTGTGGATCGCGATCGCGCTGGTTGCCATGGCCTTTTCGATCATACGATCTGATACCCGGCCCTTTGTACGGGTGGTGCTTTGCGCCGCAACAGTTCTGCTGCTTGGCCTTACGGTGGCCAACCCTGATGCCATCATCGCAAGGACGAACCTGGGCCGCCAGGCCATCATTCAAACCGACGTTTCCTACCTCGGCGGATTGTCGGTCGACCGGGTCCCGGTCGTCGCCGAATACGTCCGAAACCACCCGGTTGAATGTGACTCACCACTCCTAACCGACCTCAGGCACGATCTCAAGGCCCTTGACGAGGACGAATCGATCTTCAGTAGCTCGTGGTCGGCCCGGCAAGCCGCCGCCACCTCTGCGACCCTCGGTGACTGCGACTAG
- a CDS encoding tRNA (cytidine(34)-2'-O)-methyltransferase, with product MPSVVLFHPEIPQNTGNIMRLCANTATPLHLIRPMGFELDSTKLKRAGMDYREYATVKVHDSFDAYLLAESPGRLYAFARNGERSFADLSYGPGDAFLFGPESTGLPQEALEVPEVTASVRIPMTPHTRSLNLANSVAIAVYEAARQAGYPFAPA from the coding sequence ATGCCGTCGGTTGTGCTCTTCCACCCCGAGATTCCGCAGAACACCGGGAACATCATGCGTCTGTGCGCCAACACCGCGACGCCGCTCCACCTCATACGACCGATGGGTTTTGAGCTGGACTCCACGAAGCTGAAACGGGCCGGCATGGACTATCGGGAATATGCCACCGTCAAAGTCCACGATTCGTTTGACGCGTACCTGCTGGCCGAGTCGCCGGGCAGGCTCTATGCCTTTGCCCGCAATGGTGAACGGTCGTTCGCGGACCTGTCCTACGGTCCCGGTGATGCTTTTCTGTTCGGCCCTGAATCGACTGGTCTCCCGCAAGAGGCGCTCGAAGTGCCCGAGGTGACGGCCTCGGTTCGGATTCCGATGACTCCCCACACCCGTAGCCTCAACCTGGCGAACTCGGTGGCGATCGCCGTGTACGAGGCAGCCCGTCAGGCCGGATATCCGTTTGCCCCTGCCTAG